In a genomic window of Phyllostomus discolor isolate MPI-MPIP mPhyDis1 chromosome 5, mPhyDis1.pri.v3, whole genome shotgun sequence:
- the ZNF503 gene encoding zinc finger protein 503: MSTAPSLSALRSSKHSGGGGGGGGSADPAWTSALSGNSSGPGPGSSPAGSTKPFVHAVPPSDPLRQANRLPIKVLKMLTARTGHILHPEYLQPLPSTPVSPIELDAKKSPLALLAQTCSQIGKPDPSPSSKLSSVASNAGGAGGAGGGAGGDKDGKSGPLKLSDIGVEDKSSFKPYSKPGSDKKEPGGGGGGGGGGGGGGGGGVSAEKSGFRVPSATCQPFTPRTGSPSSSASACSPGGMLPSAGGGPEGKDDKKDSDSGGGSGGSKGSGAASAEGAPTGLAHGRISCGGGINVDVNQHPDGGPGGKALGSDCGGSSGTTSGSGPSAPTSSSVLGSGLVAPVSPYKPGQTVFPLPPAGMTYPGSLAGAYAGYPPQFLPHGVALDPTKPGSLVGAQLAAAAAGSLGCSKPAGSSPLAGASPPSVMTASLCRDPYCLSYHCASHLAGAAAASASCAHDPAAAAAALKSGYPLVYPTHPLHGVHSSLTAAAAAGATPPSLAGHPLYPYGFMLPNDPLPHICNWVSANGPCDKRFATSEELLSHLRTHTAFPGTDKLLSGYPSSSSLASAAAAAMACHMHIPTSGAPGSPGTLALRSPHHALGLSSRYHPYSKSPLPTPGAPVPVPAATGPYYSPYALYGQRLTTASALGYQ; the protein is encoded by the exons ATGAGCACAGCGCCCTCGCTTTCTGCCCTAAGAAGCAGTAAGcacagcggcggcggcggcggcggcggcggcagtgcGGACCCTGCCTGGACCAGCGCGCTCTCTGGAAATAGCTCCGGCCCCGGCCCAGGCTCGTCCCCGGCCGGCAGCACCAAGCCTTTTGTGCACGCGGTGCCTCCCTCTGACCCTCTCCGCCAGGCTAACCGACTGCCCATCAAGGTGCTGAAGATGCTGACCGCACGGACTGGCCACATTTTGCACCCTGAGTacctgcagcccctgccttccaCTCCCGTCAGCCCCATCGAG CTCGATGCTAAGAAGAGCCCGCTGGCGCTGTTGGCGCAAACATGCTCGCAGATCGGGAAGCCCGACCCCTCGCCTTCTTCCAAACTCTCCTCCGTCGCTTCCAACGCGGGCGGCGCGGGCGGTGCCGGCGGCGGCGCCGGGGGTGACAAGGACGGAAAGTCGGGGCCCCTCAAGCTGAGTGACATCGGCGTGGAGGACAAATCGAGTTTCAAGCCGTACTCCAAACCCGGCTCGGATAAGAAGGAGCcgggaggcggcggcggaggaggcGGTGGCGGCGGGGGTGGCGGCGGCGGGGGGGTTTCAGCGGAGAAGTCCGGATTCCGAGTACCGAGCGCCACCTGCCAGCCATTCACGCCCAGGACAGGCAGCCCAAGCTCCAGCGCCTCGGCCTGCTCACCAGGAGGCATGCTGCCTTCGGCCGGGGGTGGCCCGGAGGGCAAGGATGACAAAAAGGACTCAGACTCGGGCGGCGGCAGTGGCGGCAGCAAGGGCTCCGGAGCCGCCTCGGCCGAAGGGGCACCCACGGGGCTGGCACACGGCCGGATTAGCTGCGGCGGCGGGATTAATGTGGACGTGAACCAGCACCCAGATGGGGGTCCCGGGGGCAAAGCTCTAGGCTCGGACTGTGGCGGCTCCTCGGGCACCACCTCCGGCTCGGGCCCCAGCGCACCCACCTCCTCCTCggtgctgggctctgggctggtGGCTCCGGTGTCGCCCTACAAACCAGGCCAGACAGTGTTCCCTCTGCCTCCCGCGGGCATGACctacccaggcagcctggctggggCCTACGCCGGCTACCCGCCCCAGTTCCTGCCACACGGCGTGGCGCTCGACCCCACCAAGCCGGGCAGCCTGGTGGGGGCACAGCtggcggcggctgcggcgggcTCTCTGGGCTGCAGTAAGCCCGCTGGCTCGAGCCCCTTGGCCGGGGCGTCGCCGCCTTCCGTGATGACAGCCAGCTTGTGCCGGGACCCGTACTGCCTCAGCTACCACTGCGCGAGCCACCTGGCGGGGGCTGCGGCGGCCAGCGCGTCGTGCGCCCACGATCCGGCCGCTGCAGCGGCGGCACTCAAGTCCGGATACCCGCTGGTGTACCCCACGCACCCGCTGCACGGCGTGCACTCGTCGTTAACGGCTGCGGCTGCCGCGGGCGCCACACCACCCTCCCTGGCTGGCCACCCCCTCTACCCGTACGGCTTCATGCTCCCTAACGACCCACTCCCCCACATCTGCAACTGGGTGTCGGCTAACGGGCCGTGCGACAAGCGCTTCGCCACGTCCGAAGAGCTGCTGAGCCACTTGAGGACCCATACGGCCTTTCCCGGGACGGACAAACTGCTGTCGGGCTACCCCAGCTCGTCGTCTCTGGCCAGCGCCGCGGCGGCCGCGATGGCTTGCCACATGCACATCCCCACGTCCGGCGCTCCGGGCAGCCCCGGGACGCTAGCGCTGCGCAGCCCCCACCACGCGCTGGGACTCAGCAGCCGCTACCACCCCTACTCCAAGagcccgctccccacccccggcgCTCCGGTGCCGGTGCCCGCGGCCACCGGACCCTACTACTCCCCTTACGCCCTCTACGGACAGAGACTGACCACGGCCTCCGCGCTGGGGTATCAGTGA